Genomic segment of Vairimorpha necatrix chromosome 4, complete sequence:
TTTAAACAGAATGGATAAGTTTACAATCCCACCTATtctcaataaattttttaagaatatCATAATCAGTTTCATTGACACAAAACAATCAATATCGACAAAATTGagttattaaattaatgtCATTTGAGAATTGATaacaaaacaaatatgTCAAACTCAGATTCCTAAGAATtcataaattaaatgtatATATAGCTAAATTTGTATAGGAGGCttcatattttcaaattgagtatatataataaattataaaatcaccaacatttatttttttactttgcGCCTTAAATCGggcattttttaaaatttatatacataatttttattttttccatgGCTTCTTATGCtctgtttaaaaaaaacgatgtatttcaaataatttGCTTTTTATCATAGTTAGAataatagttttattattattttttttagcaAAGTTATAACTTTATGAAATagctaaaaataaaattatattagaaaaattacaaaaatggTCATGCATCACATATTAATGTATTGCCTcgtatataaaaacaaaacattattttaaatacggcaaaaacttaataaattactaaaataaaaaatcatgaaCTTGGttctcattttttatttgattatcATAGTATATATAACATAGATTGTAAATTAGAGATTCTACATAAGAATCTTTATGTAGAGATAAATTATCATCATTTCTAACATATAACTTTATGGTTGTGTAAACCATTATTTTCcttacataaaaaactcTTACTAGCTTTATTAATAGCCACTGGATTCCCTTCAGACTTTTTCGATTAAGGTTTtgaataattatttaaacatAGTATCAAAGATTGTTTGCGTGAGACAATTATATTTGCCAAGCTtgttttaaagtttttatcAGTATAATGCAATTTATGTCTATTAACATTGTCGTATccttctataaatattatatattttcacCCCCATGCAATTCGTAAATAAAGGAACATTCGACATGGCGACAGCGATAAAAACTGTTGGCTGCTTCGGTGGAAAGAAGGAAGAGGATATAAATACATGGTTGCGTGACACAACGTTCACGGCGAGGGTTATGGGACTGACAGAAGATCAGACCGCCAGACTTATCTGCCTGGGTCTACGGGGCCAGCCCTCTCATGGTAAGCAATGGCATTTGAACGAGTGTCCGAACTTGATCTGGCAGAGGTTACTAAGAGTCTAAAATCGAGATTTTACAGTTCACAGAAAACTCTGGCCGCTCTAGACGAGTTTGTTAAACCGCAACATTTTGGCAACCTAGAGGCTTTCATAGACTTCTGCAGGAAAGGAAACTTTCTTATAGAGCAACAAACAATGGAGTACAAAGCAGTCAGCCTCATAGTAATCAAGAAGTCTCCTTCAGTCCTCAAATCAATTCTTTATGATTTTGCTAGACAATGCCAAGATTGGAGTGAATTCCTGAGGCGCGCAGAGGAAGTTTCTTGGATAGCATTCCCTATGAAAAGTAACACGACTAATACGGACGAGACACTAGATAACAGGACTTTGAAGGTCGCACCATCGAAGAAGGGAAATATACCCTACACCATAGAAAACTACAAGATCAACAGCTGTTTCGCTAACCCTTGCTACATAAACGTAGAATTCAATCGTAAACGACATCGAGCATTAATTGATACCGGAGCTGATGTCTCCCTGATACCCGCAAGAGTCCTCGAAGGGACAAACATCAGATTTACCAGATCTTCAACGATCATACGAGCAGCATCAGGGACACCATTGGAGATTACAGGAAGATGTCtaaatatcaattttaGGACGGAAAACACTTCAATTACTTTCAGCCCTTACGTCACAGAACGGATACCGGACTACATAATCTTAGGAGTTGACGCTATACGAACGAACCCCATATTACTGGAACAACTGATCAGAAAATTCGCCAATACAGTCAAGAAAGGCTCACTGATTAACAAAGTAAATTACATCTCAATCGAAGAGAAATACCATGACATGTTCAAAACTGAAATTTCAGAGCTTACACTTTGTAACATGGGGAAACATCAAATCGAGAAAACAGTAGCGAAGGCAATTTACCAGAAAAACGGAAAGATCCCTCTGCACTTTGAAGAGGAAATCACACAACAGATCAAGAAGAACTTGCAGTTGGGCGTAATAAGAAATAGTAGGAGCCCCTGAAACAGTAGAGTTGTTCCGGTAACGAAACCTGATGGGTCAATCAGGCTCTGTATAGATTACAGAGAGCTCAACAAGATAACAGTCAAAGATAAATACCCCCTCCCACGAATTGATGAAATTCTCGACGATCTAGCTGACGCTACTATCTTTTCGACATTAGATGCTACGTCGGGATATTATCAGATAGCCCTTGAAGAAGTAGACAAGGAGAAGACAGCATTCAGCTGGAGAGGAGGACATTATGAATTTAACAGGATGCCGTTTGGGCTATGTAATGCCCCTGCTACTTTTCAGAGAACTATGGATAAGATTTTTGTGAAAGAAAACAGAAAATTCGTCATACCATACTTGGATGACATTATTATCTATTCTAAAAATCACCAGGAACACCGTGAACACTTGGAAATCGTATTGGGTAAGCTTAAGGCAGCAGGAATCGCACTTAACAGGAAGAAGTGCCACTTCTtcaaagaagaaattaaaattctaGGGAATATAGTAACGAACAAGACGATCAAACCGGACCCAGAGAAGGTCAAAGCCATAAACGAGTATAAGGAGCCGACGAATATTGCTCAACTACGGTCGTTTCTTGGGCTCATAAATTACTGTAGGGAGTTCATCCGTAACTTATCAGCGATAGCAGCCCCTCTCTACGAACTGTTTAAAGGAGAGTCAAAGCGAAGTGTTAAGAGTATTTCTCTCAGCAAAAAGGAGAAACGGGCATTCGAAGATCTAAAGAGACTTCTCACAGAAGAGACAATAAGATACAAGATTAATCTTAGGAAACCGTTTATACTGACTACGGATGCGTCAGAGCAGGGAATAGGCGCGATCCTCTCACAGATTGGAGATGATGGGAAGGAGCACTTCGTAAGTGCATTCAGCAAAAGTTTAGAGAAAGCCCATAAGAACTACTCTACAACAGACAAAGAACTCTTGGCCGTTGTAAAAGGCATCGAGAACTATAGACACTACCTCCTGGGTAGAGAGTTCATATTGAAGACGGACCACAAAGCGCTGACTTATCTATGGGAAGCTAAGAACCCTACCAGTAGATTGCTGAGGTGGGCAATGAAGTTGCAGGAGTATGCATTTCAATCAACCTACATAAAAGGAGAGGTTAATGGAGCAGACGGGTTAAGCAGACAAAACTCGACagaaaaagatataaatatcattGAAGCTACAGGACCAAGCGATGAAGACAGACAGAAGATCTTAGAATCCTACCATCTAGACGTTGGACATGCTAGCGCTAGTACGATGAGCTTCATGATTTCACAGAGGTACAAATGGGCAGGAATGCATAAGGACATCAAGGAACACGTAGAAAAGTGTAAAACGTGCTTGAAATCGGGATACCCATTACGAaacacaaaaaacaaagttATACGATCAGAAAGGCCGAACCAAATATGGGTGATAGATCTCATAGGACGCATATGCGACACTTCGGGTCAAAACAGCTTCATATTCATTGCTATTGACCACTACTCTAAATGGGTCGAGACGGCTGTTATTAACTATAAAACAGGGTCGACAATAATGGGATTAATCCAGCAATTGATTATAGAGAAACACGGCATTCCAGAAAGAATCTTGACTGACAACGGGctagaatttataaattctgACATCAAAGACCTGGCCGAAAAGAACGGTATTGACTGGCAATACAGTTCACCAGAACATCACGAAACTGTAGGCGCAGTAGAAAGAGCGAATCAGACGTTAATGAAGatactaataaaattacagATTTCGGAAGGGTAAGCTGGAAGAACAAGCTTCCAGAAGCCACGAGATGCCTCAACCTGTCTTATAATCGGAGCATAGGAACATCGCCGTTCATGTTAAGGGAGAATAAATTGCCGATGCTGTCTGTAGACAAAGCGCTAGACAAGGAAGAAGTGACATTCTCAGCGGAGGAAACGAAGAGTAAGCGCGATGAAAACTTCGAAAAGTACAAAAAAGCAATCGTGAAAGGGAAAGTAGAGGTGGCGGAAAAGCTAAACGTGGTCgataaagttttaatatatcGTGAGACCAAAAGCGGGAAGTTCAAGTGCAATTGGGAAGATGGATACGTGATCacagaaataattttaccCGATGCCTATGTGGTAAAAAAGAATGGAAAAGTATACAGGCTAAAAAAACACGAGTTAAAGCAGATACTTCAATTTAGGGGGGAGAGGTGTCGTATccttctataaatattatatattttaaccCCATGCAATTCGTAAATAAAGGAACATTCGACAAACATGCTTTATATGAACACattgaaaattaaatttaatttataacgttcattatagaaaatatttgtgcctgttgtaaaataaagagCAAGGGCAAGCCAACAagtcatatttatttattttttccataCGCATGCAAATCCCTTAAATTTCTtgcaataataaaaaaatataataaaatactttGCCCTTTACACATAAAAGCATTCTCAAGCTTTCCCCCGtgaaatttacaaaaaaactaaaaaacttttgttgttattaaagaaaagccACTCagcaaataaaatcttcaaCGACCAACAACTAGTATTATACACCAGCATATCATAAAGGCCTTGCTTGTAGGAGAAAAAAAACCCCCTAGGATTAGAAATACAGACAGCTGTGTCTGTGACCTGCGTTCGGCAGGATTATAAGAGAATAGCACGCCTGACTAACTCGTCAGATAAGAACTAACTAGTTCAAAGTAAATGCTACGGCATCAGCAGCTTGCCATACCTCTTCCAGGTAAAGAAATGTGTTTCTTTTATTCTGGATTTCTCTAGATCTGTTCTAGCTCGTATGCCTTTTTTTGTCGTATGACGATATATTGTTGAACAATCATCTTGTCTAAGATCTACTCTTGCAATTAGAgactttattttatcaaaaaagtttttatgcCATTGATGTTACCAATAATCACCTTTACTCGCTCTTCTCCTGTTTGTATTGTAGACTTCAACTCAACTATCAAGTAAAAATcaagacaaaaaatatttatttactaaatattttttagattagACCATTATTTTAGAATGGTTTAAttgtaattaaatataatatgttttttaattaaattgttCATGGTGGGTATAAACATTATGAAAAAGAGCAGgtgaagaaaatattttagagtGCTTACCAGGACAACCCTTAGCAATAGATGATGTATTAAAAACCATCAACAAGCAGATATAGATCAAAAACTTGCAATACAAGagttaaaattaaaacaccgcatatttaatttgttattttttaaaaaattattaaaaaagaaatttttaaaaaatttataaaaaaaaaaatttacaacaatatgcaaaattattttaatggACTATTTTAACCTTGACTTAAGAACTTAAAATACGTTAAAGaaagttttaatttaatttctctATCTTTTCTTTGAGTTTTAAAAACGCCATAGAAATGTTCTCCCATGTGTCACTGACTGAACTCGATAGCATTTCTTgatattttactatttcttcaaataataatacCAGATCAATCTTATTTTCATCACTAGCATTGATAGATCTTGAAATATCgtgtaaaaatttgtataatttttcattgaTATAATGATTGTTTACATGGTTCTCAAATTCCATCATTAAACATACTTTTATCATAAAAGTAATATCATTGTCCATAGAAGTTATATAATTgatgatattatttaagTTTTGGTCTATATTCATCCCctgaataaataaaatagctTTATCTAAAATACTTATATCATTTTTCAGAATATCCATCTCGCCTtttcttattaaattagAAGAAGTACAAATGACTTCAAAACATATGTGAATTGCCGAATCTGCGTTTTCATATATGCTTTTCATAATCTTTATGAGCGAATAGTTCCTCTCGATATACCTCATAAATAAGTTAACttcatttatattgtttttatttttatttatgaaatttacTAATCTCTTAAAATcgttaaatatttttctgtTTAAAACTCTCTTTTTAATCGTAACATCATAACTATCGATTGATTCTAAATTTtgtgaaaaaataatagtatttttattattagcATATTTTATAGTTGCTTTTTCAGaatcaataataaatgtatgatttttaagatCCATATCACTAAAGTTATGCTTTTTAGATATTACTTTTCTTGGATATTGTGAATTTGCGTAGATTTCATTGAGatcaaaaaaatcgaaaatttttagtatatGAGTAAGAAAACGGCCCTtgtcttttctttttaaatttttatattttaaatgagCAATAAAGTCTTTCTCAAATTCAAGATCTAATATATTGATTTCAACAAAATGatatattgtatttatcTCATAAACGAAATAATAAACTAATGGACAggttgtttttaattttgcgACATAATTAACACAATTCGgattttctataatatGACTAATGAAATTATCTATAGGACTATTGTCCTCAATAATAGcatcataaaaaaaggtGTTCtcatcatttttaatttctagattgtattcttttaatttttttataattattctATGGTTCTTTGAAGTATTAATAGTAAATACTAATACATTATACTTttgattaatttttttttgcttaaAATACTTTTCGATGCatatttctattattttatcaaattgatcagacattaaaaatgaaaagatttttttagatgatTTGTGAGTCGAGGAAATTTCAGACTCGATTGCGCAAATATCAATGTAATGTTTCTCGTATTCACTGTTCATTGAATCATAagtgaaaaaattttcgcttgttaattgattttttactacAGTTTCAAGtttgtaatttaaatatcCCGTTGCTTttactaataaaataaatgagaagttttttatagatatcATTAGGGCTAAAATTTTCGggtatttatattcttttcaAATTAAATCAATGTAGttcttattaaaaaactttacaTATGGCAGAtggtatattttttataaacagaCACATATgtctaaaaaacaaatttatgtCAAAAAACTCCGATGTCAAATTTCAagtttttgatttttttgatttttgtaaaatgcaaaaaatataaagtaaaaCGTAATAATGCGataattttcatatatttgtatataacTTTcgattttcaaatttttggTAACGTCCTTGAGAACAGAGATGTTATAGCAATAAAAagcaattttataaaaaattttaattaatatattattaataattatgttACATAATTCAGTTCAAACATATTCAATTGTAAGATTTTTTAGCACTACTGAACATTTCGTTATGAGTgttaaacatatttaataatcaaTTATTTCgaatataaacaaatttaaaagggATCTTGTTACCAGGTGTGTTTCATCCGAGAAAAATACGGATGAAACACGATAATGATCTGAaggaaaaattatttaaaaaaaaaagaatattaaatataaatagatctttttcaaatataagCCAGCTTGTTTAACCGGCTTTCGTTATGTTGGgattatcatttttaatgtcagtgttaattttgtttttcattaatattatatgatttattaataacCTATGAAACtctaacaaaaaaaaataaatctgaatttttttatatttaaaaaagaatgatATAATtctttcaaaaa
This window contains:
- a CDS encoding retrovirus-related pol polyprotein from transposon, with the protein product MQFVNKGTFDMATAIKTVGCFGGKKEEDINTWLRDTTFTARVMGLTEDQTARLICLGLRGQPSHEVTKSLKSRFYSSQKTLAALDEFVKPQHFGNLEAFIDFCRKGNFLIEQQTMEYKAVSLIVIKKSPSVLKSILYDFARQCQDWSEFLRRAEEVSWIAFPMKSNTTNTDETLDNRTLKVAPSKKGNIPYTIENYKINSCFANPCYINVEFNRKRHRALIDTGADVSLIPARVLEGTNIRFTRSSTIIRAASGTPLEITGRCLNINFRTENTSITFSPYVTERIPDYIILGVDAIRTNPILLEQLIRKFANTVKKGSLINKVNYISIEEKYHDMFKTEISELTLCNMGKHQIEKTPLKK
- a CDS encoding retrovirus-related pol polyprotein from transposon translates to MQFVNKGTFDMATAIKTVGCFGGKKEEDINTWLRDTTFTARVMGLTEDQTARLICLGLRGQPSHEVTKSLKSRFYSSQKTLAALDEFVKPQHFGNLEAFIDFCRKGNFLIEQQTMEYKAVSLIVIKKSPSVLKSILYDFARQCQDWSEFLRRAEEVSWIAFPMKSNTTNTDETLDNRTLKVAPSKKGNIPYTIENYKINSCFANPCYINVEFNRKRHRALIDTGADVSLIPARVLEGTNIRFTRSSTIIRAASGTPLEITGRCLNINFRTENTSITFSPYVTERIPDYIILGVDAIRTNPILLEQLIRKFANTVKKGSLINKVNYISIEEKYHDMFKTEISELTLCNMGKHQIEKTVAKAIYQKNGKIPLHFEEEITQQIKKNLQVVPVTKPDGSIRLCIDYRELNKITVKDKYPLPRIDEILDDLADATIFSTLDATSGYYQIALEEVDKEKTAFSWRGGHYEFNRMPFGLCNAPATFQRTMDKIFVKENRKFVIPYLDDIIIYSKNHQEHREHLEIVLGKLKAAGIALNRKKCHFFKEEIKILGNIVTNKTIKPDPEKVKAINEYKEPTNIAQLRSFLGLINYCREFIRNLSAIAAPLYELFKGESKRSVKSISLSKKEKRAFEDLKRLLTEETIRYKINLRKPFILTTDASEQGIGAILSQIGDDGKEHFVSAFSKSLEKAHKNYSTTDKELLAVVKGIENYRHYLLGREFILKTDHKALTYLWEAKNPTSRLLRWAMKLQEYAFQSTYIKGEVNGADGLSRQNSTEKDINIIEATGPSDEDRQKILESYHLDVGHASASTMSFMISQRYKWAGMHKDIKEHVEKCKTCLKSGYPLRNTKNKVIRSERPNQIWVIDLIGRICDTSGQNSFIFIAIDHYSKWVETAVINYKTGSTIMGLIQQLIIEKHGIPERILTDNGLEFINSDIKDLAEKNGIDWQYSSPEHHETVGAVERANQTWKNKLPEATRCLNLSYNRSIGTSPFMLRENKLPMLSVDKALDKEEVTFSAEETKSKRDENFEKYKKAIVKGKVEVAEKLNVVDKVLIYRETKSGKFKCNWEDGYVITEIILPDAYVVKKNGKVYRLKKHELKQILQFRGERCRILL